One Brachybacterium kimchii genomic window carries:
- the uvrC gene encoding excinuclease ABC subunit UvrC: MADPSTYRPATGTIPTSPGVYRFRDADSRVIYVGKAKNLRARLSNYFQDLSALHERTRRMVTTATGVEWTVVRTEVEALTLEYTWIKEFDPRFNVKFRDDKSYPYLAVTMGEEVPRVHITRRPRTKGDRVFGPYTQVWAIRETLDLMLRVFPVRSCTPGVYRRAERSGRPCLLGFIGKCSAPCVGDISVEDHRRLAEQFSDFMAGNTGAYLRRIEKRMREAAAAQDYETAAGLRDDLQALEKVMEKNSVVLSDATDADLVALVQDELEASIQVFHVRGGRIRGQRGWTAEILDESGPGDLMERALATLYTDGEAPAEVLVSEMPTNADQVRELVGRRVDLRVPRRGEKKELLETVGANAEEALRLHRLRRTGDLTARTKALEDLGEALDLAEPPLRIECFDISHSQGTNVVGSQVVFEDGLPKKSEYRRYSVTGEAARDDTASMYDVIRRRLQRHLDPAPADDEDARRFAYPPALILVDGGQPQVAAAQRAFEDLGVADIALAGIAKRLEEIWLPGDDYPVILPRTSEALFLVQRLRDEAHRFAISYHRSKRGRAMQASALDGVPGLGPARRRALLDRFTTVANIREADEETLQEVQGIGPQLAAQILATLRGDEPGPAVDMATGEILE; this comes from the coding sequence ATGGCTGATCCGTCGACCTACCGTCCCGCCACCGGGACCATCCCGACCTCCCCGGGCGTCTACCGCTTCCGCGACGCCGACTCCCGGGTGATCTACGTCGGCAAGGCGAAGAATCTGCGGGCGCGCCTGTCGAACTACTTCCAGGACCTCTCGGCCCTCCACGAGCGCACCCGGCGGATGGTCACCACGGCGACCGGCGTCGAGTGGACGGTGGTGCGCACCGAGGTCGAGGCGCTGACCCTCGAGTACACGTGGATCAAGGAGTTCGATCCGCGGTTCAACGTGAAGTTCCGCGACGACAAGTCCTACCCCTACCTCGCCGTGACGATGGGGGAGGAGGTGCCGCGCGTGCACATCACGCGCCGGCCGCGCACCAAGGGCGACCGCGTCTTCGGCCCCTACACGCAGGTGTGGGCGATCCGCGAGACCCTCGACCTGATGCTCCGCGTCTTCCCCGTGCGCTCGTGCACCCCGGGCGTCTACCGCCGCGCCGAGAGGTCCGGGCGGCCCTGCCTGCTGGGCTTCATCGGCAAGTGCTCGGCGCCGTGCGTGGGCGACATCTCGGTGGAGGACCACCGCCGCCTGGCCGAGCAGTTCAGCGACTTCATGGCCGGCAACACCGGCGCCTACCTGCGGCGCATCGAGAAGCGCATGCGCGAGGCCGCCGCCGCCCAGGACTACGAGACCGCCGCCGGGCTGCGCGACGACCTGCAGGCGCTCGAGAAGGTCATGGAGAAGAACTCCGTGGTGCTCTCCGACGCGACCGACGCGGACCTCGTCGCCCTCGTCCAGGACGAGCTCGAGGCCTCCATCCAGGTCTTCCACGTGCGCGGCGGCAGGATCCGCGGCCAGCGCGGCTGGACCGCCGAGATCCTCGACGAGTCCGGTCCCGGCGACCTCATGGAGCGCGCGCTGGCGACGCTGTACACCGACGGGGAGGCCCCCGCCGAGGTGCTCGTGAGCGAGATGCCGACCAACGCGGACCAGGTGCGGGAGCTCGTCGGCCGCCGGGTCGACCTGCGCGTGCCCCGCCGCGGGGAGAAGAAGGAGCTGCTGGAGACCGTCGGCGCCAATGCGGAGGAGGCCCTGCGCCTGCATCGGCTGCGCCGCACGGGCGACCTCACCGCCCGCACCAAGGCTCTCGAAGACCTCGGGGAGGCGCTCGACCTCGCGGAGCCCCCGCTGCGCATCGAGTGCTTCGACATCTCCCACTCCCAGGGCACGAACGTCGTCGGCTCCCAGGTGGTCTTCGAGGACGGGCTGCCCAAGAAGAGCGAGTACCGCCGCTACTCGGTGACCGGGGAGGCCGCGCGCGACGACACCGCCTCCATGTACGACGTCATCCGCCGCCGTCTCCAGCGCCACCTCGATCCCGCCCCCGCGGACGACGAGGACGCCCGGCGCTTCGCCTACCCGCCCGCGCTGATCCTCGTCGACGGCGGGCAGCCGCAGGTCGCGGCCGCGCAGCGGGCCTTCGAGGACCTCGGCGTCGCCGACATCGCCCTCGCCGGCATCGCCAAGCGGCTCGAGGAGATCTGGCTGCCCGGCGACGACTACCCCGTGATCCTGCCCCGCACCAGCGAGGCGCTGTTCCTCGTCCAGCGCCTGCGCGACGAGGCCCACCGCTTCGCGATCTCCTACCACCGCTCCAAGCGCGGGCGCGCGATGCAGGCGAGCGCCCTGGACGGCGTGCCGGGCCTGGGCCCCGCCCGTCGGCGCGCCCTGCTCGATCGCTTCACGACGGTCGCGAACATCCGCGAGGCCGACGAGGAGACCCTCCAGGAGGTCCAGGGCATCGGGCCGCAGCTCGCCGCGCAGATCCTCGCGACCCTGCGCGGGGACGAGCCCGGTCCGGCGGTCGACATGGCGACGGGCGAGATCCTCGAGTGA